In Herbinix luporum, a single window of DNA contains:
- the tnpA gene encoding IS200/IS605 family transposase has product MANKSNSLSHTKWMCKYHIVFTPKYRRKIIYNQYKESIRDILKQLCAYKGVEILEGHLMSDHIHMLVSIPPKLSVSQFMGYLKGKSALMIFDKHANLKYRFGNRHFWAEGYYVSTVGLNEATIRKYIQEQERHDIAMDKLSVKEYEDPFRGGR; this is encoded by the coding sequence ATGGCTAATAAATCAAATAGCCTGTCACATACTAAATGGATGTGTAAATATCACATAGTGTTCACTCCTAAATATAGGAGAAAGATAATATATAATCAATACAAAGAAAGTATAAGAGATATATTAAAACAACTATGTGCATATAAGGGTGTAGAAATATTGGAAGGACATTTGATGTCTGACCATATACATATGCTTGTAAGCATACCACCCAAACTGAGTGTATCACAATTCATGGGATATCTCAAAGGGAAAAGTGCACTAATGATATTTGATAAGCACGCAAATCTCAAGTATAGGTTTGGAAATAGACATTTCTGGGCAGAGGGATATTATGTGAGTACAGTAGGGCTTAATGAGGCAACCATAAGAAAATATATTCAAGAGCAAGAAAGACACGATATTGCTATGGATAAATTAAGTGTAAAAGAATATGAAGACCCCTTCAGGGGTGGCCGGTAG
- a CDS encoding RNA polymerase sigma factor, with the protein MAYKSYRPEDFEAVVTKHENRLYRTALAITGNMSDAEDIVQEAFLRAYERAPDFETEEHEKAWLIRVTVNLCNSRLRSPWRKRIVPLLDSYPASEPEQHELLEQIMTLPTKYRTVIHLFYYERYSIKDISELTGQKESTVRSHLTRARQKLKSILKEELK; encoded by the coding sequence ATGGCATATAAGTCCTATCGGCCGGAGGACTTTGAGGCGGTTGTAACAAAACATGAAAATAGACTATATCGCACTGCACTCGCTATTACAGGAAACATGTCCGATGCCGAGGACATAGTGCAAGAGGCATTCTTACGTGCTTATGAGAGAGCTCCTGATTTTGAAACAGAAGAACATGAAAAGGCATGGCTCATAAGGGTAACCGTAAACCTCTGCAATAGCCGATTGCGATCCCCTTGGCGTAAGCGAATAGTTCCCCTTCTTGACTCTTACCCAGCTTCGGAACCAGAGCAACATGAATTACTGGAGCAAATTATGACATTACCAACCAAATATCGAACAGTCATCCATTTGTTTTATTATGAGAGGTATTCCATTAAGGACATTTCTGAGCTGACTGGGCAAAAGGAATCTACAGTAAGAAGTCATCTAACTCGCGCCCGTCAAAAACTTAAATCAATCCTAAAGGAGGAGTTGAAATGA